A window from Vulpes vulpes isolate BD-2025 chromosome 9, VulVul3, whole genome shotgun sequence encodes these proteins:
- the ITIH4 gene encoding inter-alpha-trypsin inhibitor heavy chain H4 isoform X2 translates to MPNSHLSLTQYMFLSPVKVHGTFTVCLSEATAVFGLEIPISQKPPPEGWDSKHVLIHSPLPLKFRSNLLAPGAKMKALGPGCTCGIMLVLLSLLAVLHATTAQKNDISIYSFTVDSKVSSRFAHTVVTSRVVNRAETVQEATFQVELPKRAFITNFSMIIEGVTYPGNIKEKAAAQEQYSAAVARGESAGLVKATGRKTEQFQVSVNVAPAAKVTFELVYEELLKRQLGVYELLLKVQPQQLVKHLQMDIHIFEPQGISFLETESTFMTSELANALTISQNKTKAHIQFKPQKTAGQLDKVLDGNFIVRYDVNRTLSGGSIQIENGYFVHYFAPEGLPTIPKNVIFVIDKSGSMSGRKIQQTREALIKILDDLKPNDQFNLISFSGDVTHWKPLLVPASPENVDQAKRYAANIEAQGGTNINDAMLTAVRLLQSANQKELLSDGSVSLIILLTDGDPTVGETSPARIQKNVQKAIDGQYSLFCLGFGFDVSYVFLEKLALDNGGLARRIYEDSDSALQLQDFYQEVANPLLTAVTFEYPDNAVDKVSQDNFRLLFKGSEIVVVGKLRDQSPDALSAKVRGQLHMQNITFQTESSVAEQEKEFQSPKYIFHSFMERLWAYLTIQQLLEQMVSASDAEKQALETRALNLSLSYSFVTPLTSMVVTKPEGEQRSEVAEKPVETSHHSFSRFPPVGDTMYRTGGIYADSVLTERRGYRGQGPPGPSRRIPSDPWRNRLRGPPKAPLHPLYHTPGEPDRMLAPSIPGEALQVEDLRARDVAPARAPAVASDPVTGRLWERKASGNSTDLSQRAKATSSPAPMQAPPVILMLPGQSVNRLCVDIKHSQGPMKLLSDPDQGIEVTGQYETEKAQFSWIEVTLKNLQLQVRASPEHVVVTQNRRNSAYKWKEMLFSMMPGLNMTMDKTGLLLLSSTDKVTVGLLPWDGPGEGLRLLLRDTDRFSSHVNGTLGQFYQDVLWGPPTEADDSKRTLRVQGRDYSATRLVKLDYQEGSPGTEISCWSVEL, encoded by the exons ATGCCCAATTCCCATCTGAGCCTGACTCAGTACATGTTCCTGTCCCCAGTCAAGGTCCATGGGACATTCACAGTTTGCTTATCTGAGGCCACTGCAGTTTTTGGCTTGGAGATCCCGATTTCCCAGAAACCGCCCCCAGAGGGGTGGGACAGCAAGCATGTACTAATTCATTCCCCACTTCCTCTGAAGTTCAGAAGCAACCTGCTAGCTCCTGGGGCCAAGATGAAGGCTTTGGGCCCTGGCTGCACCTGTGGCATCATGCTGGTCCTGCTCTCGCTGCTGGCTGTCCTCCACGCGACCACTGCCCAAAAG AATGACATCAGCATCTACAGCTTCACCGTGGACTCCAAGGTCTCATCCAGATTTGCCCACACAGTCGTCACCAGCAGGGTGGTCAACAGGGCCGAAACTGTGCAGGAGGCCACCTTCCAGGTGGAGCTGCCCAAGAGAGCCTTCATCACCAACTTCTCCAT gaTCATCGAAGGTGTGACCTACCCAGGGAACATCAAGGAGAAGGCTGCGGCCCAGGAGCAGTACAGTGCAGCTGTAGCCAGGGGAGAGAGTGCTGGCCTCGTCAA ggccactGGAAGAAAGACGGAGCAGTTCCAGGTGTCGGTCAACGTGGCTCCAGCTGCCAAGGTCACCTTCGAGCTGGTGTATGAAGAGCTGCTCAAGAGGCAACTGGGAGTGTATGAGCTGCTGCTGAAAGTCCAGCCCCAGCAGCTGGTCAAGCACCTGCAG ATGGACATTCACATCTTCGAGCCTCAGGGCATCAGCTTTCTGGAGACCGAGAGCACCTTCATGACCAGCGAACTGGCGAATGCCCTCACCATCTCACAGAACAAGACCAAG GCTCACATCCAATTCAAGCCACAAAAGACAGCGGGACAGCTGGACAAAGTCCTGGATGGCAACTTCATTGTCCGCTATGATGTGAACCGGACCCTCTCTGGAGGCTCCATTCAG ATCGAGAATGGCTACTTTGTGCACTACTTTGCTCCCGAGGGCCTGCCCACAATACCCAAGAATGTGATCTTTGTCATTGACAAAAGCGGCTCCATGAGTGGCAGGAAGATCCAGCAG ACCCGAGAAGCCTTAATCAAGATCCTGGATGACCTCAAGCCCAACGACCAGTTCAATCTCATCAGCTTCAGTGGGGATGTGACTCACTGGAAGCCACTGCTGGTGCCAGCCTCGCCTGAGAACGTGGACCAGGCCAAGAGATATGCTGCCAACATCGAGGCCCAAGGAG ggACCAACATCAACGATGCAATGCTGACGGCCGTGCGGCTGCTGCAGAGTGCCAACCAGAAGGAGCTACTGTCAGATGGGAGTGTCTCCCTTATTATCCTGCTCACTGATGGTGACCCCACCGTGG GGGAGACCAGCCCTGCAAGGATCCAGAAGAACGTGCAGAAAGCTATAGATGGTCAGTACAGCCTTTTCTGCCTGGGCTTTGGCTTCGATGTCAGCTATGTCTTCCTGGAAAAGCTGGCACTGGACAATGGTGGCCTGGCTCGGCGTATCTATGAGGACTCGGACTCTGCCCTGCAGCTCCAG GACTTCTACCAGGAAGTGGCCAACCCATTGCTGACAGCGGTGACCTTTGAGTACCCAGACAATGCTGTGGACAAGGTCTCACAGGACAATTTCCGGCTCCTCTTCAAAGGCTCTGAGATCGTCGTGGTTGGGAAGCTCCGGGACCAGAGCCCTGATGCGCTCTCAGCCAAAGTCAGAGGGCAGCTG CACATGCAGAACATCACCTTCCAAACGGAGTCCAGTGTTGCAGAGCAGGAGAAGGAGTTCCAGAGCCCCAAGTACATCTTCCACAGCTTCATGGAGAGACTCTGGGCATACCTGACCATCCAGCAACTGCTAGAGCAAAT GGTTTCAGCGTCCGATGCTGAGAAGCAGGCCCTTGAGACACGAGCTCTGAACTTGTCACTCAGCTACAGTTTTGTCACTCCCCTCACATCCATGGTGGTCACCAAACCTGAAGGTGAACAACGGTCTGAAGTTGCTGAGAAGCCTGTGGAAACAA GTCATCATTCTTTCTCTAGATTTCCTCCTGTGGGAGACACAATGTACAGAACAg GAGGCATCTATGCAGACTCTGTCCTCACTGAAAGAAGAGGCTATAGAGGACAAG GTCCTCCTGGACCTTCCAGGAGGATACCTAGCGACCCATGGAGAAACAGACTCCGAGGACCTCCTAAAGCTCCTCTTCATCCACTCTACCATACACCTGGGGAACCAGACAGGATGTTGG CCCCCTCCATTCCCGGTGAAGCGCTTCAAGTTGAGGATTTAAGAGCCAGAGATGTCGCCCCGGCCAGAGCCCCTGCAGTAGCTTCTGACCCTGTAACAGGGCGACTCTGGGAGAGGAAAGCTTCGGGGAACTCTACAGACTTGTCAC AACGAGCCAAGGCAACCTCATCTCCAG CCCCCATGCAGGCACCTCCGGTCATTCTGATGCTGCCTGGACAGAGTGTGAACCGCCTCTGTGTGGACATCAAGCACTCTCAGGGGCCAATGAAGCTGCTCTCAGACCCTGACCAAG GGATTGAGGTGACCGGCCAGTATGAGACAGAGAAGGCCCAGTTCTCATGGATCGAGGTGACCCTCAAGAACCTCCAGCTGCAGGTCCGCGCCTCCCCTGAGCACGTGGTAGTGACTCAGAACCGAAGAAACTCTGCCTACAAGTGGAAGGAAATGCTGTTCTCCATGATGCCTGG CCTCAATATGACCATGGACAAGACGGGGCTCCTGCTGCTCAGCAGCACAGACAAAGTGACCGTTGGTCTGCTACCCTGGGACGGCCCTGGAGAGGGGCTCCGGCTCCTTCTGCGGGACACCGACCGCTTCTCCAGCCACGTCAATGGGACCCTTG GCCAGTTTTACCAGGACGTGCTCTGGGGGCCCCCAACAGAGGCCGATGACAGCAAGAGAACACTGAGGGTTCAGGGCCGTGACTACTCTGCCACCAG ATTGGTCAAGCTGGATTACCAAGAAGGATCCCCAGGAACAGAGATTTCCTGCTGGTCTGTGGAGCTGTAG
- the ITIH4 gene encoding inter-alpha-trypsin inhibitor heavy chain H4 isoform X5 has product MPNSHLSLTQYMFLSPVKVHGTFTVCLSEATAVFGLEIPISQKPPPEGWDSKHVLIHSPLPLKFRSNLLAPGAKMKALGPGCTCGIMLVLLSLLAVLHATTAQKNDISIYSFTVDSKVSSRFAHTVVTSRVVNRAETVQEATFQVELPKRAFITNFSMIIEGVTYPGNIKEKAAAQEQYSAAVARGESAGLVKATGRKTEQFQVSVNVAPAAKVTFELVYEELLKRQLGVYELLLKVQPQQLVKHLQMDIHIFEPQGISFLETESTFMTSELANALTISQNKTKAHIQFKPQKTAGQLDKVLDGNFIVRYDVNRTLSGGSIQIENGYFVHYFAPEGLPTIPKNVIFVIDKSGSMSGRKIQQTREALIKILDDLKPNDQFNLISFSGDVTHWKPLLVPASPENVDQAKRYAANIEAQGGTNINDAMLTAVRLLQSANQKELLSDGSVSLIILLTDGDPTVGETSPARIQKNVQKAIDGQYSLFCLGFGFDVSYVFLEKLALDNGGLARRIYEDSDSALQLQDFYQEVANPLLTAVTFEYPDNAVDKVSQDNFRLLFKGSEIVVVGKLRDQSPDALSAKVRGQLHMQNITFQTESSVAEQEKEFQSPKYIFHSFMERLWAYLTIQQLLEQMVSASDAEKQALETRALNLSLSYSFVTPLTSMVVTKPEGEQRSEVAEKPVETRNKHKNFYTSPPGPSRRIPSDPWRNRLRGPPKAPLHPLYHTPGEPDRMLAPSIPGEALQVEDLRARDVAPARAPAVASDPVTGRLWERKASGNSTDLSQRAKATSSPAPMQAPPVILMLPGQSVNRLCVDIKHSQGPMKLLSDPDQGIEVTGQYETEKAQFSWIEVTLKNLQLQVRASPEHVVVTQNRRNSAYKWKEMLFSMMPGLNMTMDKTGLLLLSSTDKVTVGLLPWDGPGEGLRLLLRDTDRFSSHVNGTLGQFYQDVLWGPPTEADDSKRTLRVQGRDYSATRLVKLDYQEGSPGTEISCWSVEL; this is encoded by the exons ATGCCCAATTCCCATCTGAGCCTGACTCAGTACATGTTCCTGTCCCCAGTCAAGGTCCATGGGACATTCACAGTTTGCTTATCTGAGGCCACTGCAGTTTTTGGCTTGGAGATCCCGATTTCCCAGAAACCGCCCCCAGAGGGGTGGGACAGCAAGCATGTACTAATTCATTCCCCACTTCCTCTGAAGTTCAGAAGCAACCTGCTAGCTCCTGGGGCCAAGATGAAGGCTTTGGGCCCTGGCTGCACCTGTGGCATCATGCTGGTCCTGCTCTCGCTGCTGGCTGTCCTCCACGCGACCACTGCCCAAAAG AATGACATCAGCATCTACAGCTTCACCGTGGACTCCAAGGTCTCATCCAGATTTGCCCACACAGTCGTCACCAGCAGGGTGGTCAACAGGGCCGAAACTGTGCAGGAGGCCACCTTCCAGGTGGAGCTGCCCAAGAGAGCCTTCATCACCAACTTCTCCAT gaTCATCGAAGGTGTGACCTACCCAGGGAACATCAAGGAGAAGGCTGCGGCCCAGGAGCAGTACAGTGCAGCTGTAGCCAGGGGAGAGAGTGCTGGCCTCGTCAA ggccactGGAAGAAAGACGGAGCAGTTCCAGGTGTCGGTCAACGTGGCTCCAGCTGCCAAGGTCACCTTCGAGCTGGTGTATGAAGAGCTGCTCAAGAGGCAACTGGGAGTGTATGAGCTGCTGCTGAAAGTCCAGCCCCAGCAGCTGGTCAAGCACCTGCAG ATGGACATTCACATCTTCGAGCCTCAGGGCATCAGCTTTCTGGAGACCGAGAGCACCTTCATGACCAGCGAACTGGCGAATGCCCTCACCATCTCACAGAACAAGACCAAG GCTCACATCCAATTCAAGCCACAAAAGACAGCGGGACAGCTGGACAAAGTCCTGGATGGCAACTTCATTGTCCGCTATGATGTGAACCGGACCCTCTCTGGAGGCTCCATTCAG ATCGAGAATGGCTACTTTGTGCACTACTTTGCTCCCGAGGGCCTGCCCACAATACCCAAGAATGTGATCTTTGTCATTGACAAAAGCGGCTCCATGAGTGGCAGGAAGATCCAGCAG ACCCGAGAAGCCTTAATCAAGATCCTGGATGACCTCAAGCCCAACGACCAGTTCAATCTCATCAGCTTCAGTGGGGATGTGACTCACTGGAAGCCACTGCTGGTGCCAGCCTCGCCTGAGAACGTGGACCAGGCCAAGAGATATGCTGCCAACATCGAGGCCCAAGGAG ggACCAACATCAACGATGCAATGCTGACGGCCGTGCGGCTGCTGCAGAGTGCCAACCAGAAGGAGCTACTGTCAGATGGGAGTGTCTCCCTTATTATCCTGCTCACTGATGGTGACCCCACCGTGG GGGAGACCAGCCCTGCAAGGATCCAGAAGAACGTGCAGAAAGCTATAGATGGTCAGTACAGCCTTTTCTGCCTGGGCTTTGGCTTCGATGTCAGCTATGTCTTCCTGGAAAAGCTGGCACTGGACAATGGTGGCCTGGCTCGGCGTATCTATGAGGACTCGGACTCTGCCCTGCAGCTCCAG GACTTCTACCAGGAAGTGGCCAACCCATTGCTGACAGCGGTGACCTTTGAGTACCCAGACAATGCTGTGGACAAGGTCTCACAGGACAATTTCCGGCTCCTCTTCAAAGGCTCTGAGATCGTCGTGGTTGGGAAGCTCCGGGACCAGAGCCCTGATGCGCTCTCAGCCAAAGTCAGAGGGCAGCTG CACATGCAGAACATCACCTTCCAAACGGAGTCCAGTGTTGCAGAGCAGGAGAAGGAGTTCCAGAGCCCCAAGTACATCTTCCACAGCTTCATGGAGAGACTCTGGGCATACCTGACCATCCAGCAACTGCTAGAGCAAAT GGTTTCAGCGTCCGATGCTGAGAAGCAGGCCCTTGAGACACGAGCTCTGAACTTGTCACTCAGCTACAGTTTTGTCACTCCCCTCACATCCATGGTGGTCACCAAACCTGAAGGTGAACAACGGTCTGAAGTTGCTGAGAAGCCTGTGGAAACAA GAAACAAACACAAGAACTTTTATACCA GTCCTCCTGGACCTTCCAGGAGGATACCTAGCGACCCATGGAGAAACAGACTCCGAGGACCTCCTAAAGCTCCTCTTCATCCACTCTACCATACACCTGGGGAACCAGACAGGATGTTGG CCCCCTCCATTCCCGGTGAAGCGCTTCAAGTTGAGGATTTAAGAGCCAGAGATGTCGCCCCGGCCAGAGCCCCTGCAGTAGCTTCTGACCCTGTAACAGGGCGACTCTGGGAGAGGAAAGCTTCGGGGAACTCTACAGACTTGTCAC AACGAGCCAAGGCAACCTCATCTCCAG CCCCCATGCAGGCACCTCCGGTCATTCTGATGCTGCCTGGACAGAGTGTGAACCGCCTCTGTGTGGACATCAAGCACTCTCAGGGGCCAATGAAGCTGCTCTCAGACCCTGACCAAG GGATTGAGGTGACCGGCCAGTATGAGACAGAGAAGGCCCAGTTCTCATGGATCGAGGTGACCCTCAAGAACCTCCAGCTGCAGGTCCGCGCCTCCCCTGAGCACGTGGTAGTGACTCAGAACCGAAGAAACTCTGCCTACAAGTGGAAGGAAATGCTGTTCTCCATGATGCCTGG CCTCAATATGACCATGGACAAGACGGGGCTCCTGCTGCTCAGCAGCACAGACAAAGTGACCGTTGGTCTGCTACCCTGGGACGGCCCTGGAGAGGGGCTCCGGCTCCTTCTGCGGGACACCGACCGCTTCTCCAGCCACGTCAATGGGACCCTTG GCCAGTTTTACCAGGACGTGCTCTGGGGGCCCCCAACAGAGGCCGATGACAGCAAGAGAACACTGAGGGTTCAGGGCCGTGACTACTCTGCCACCAG ATTGGTCAAGCTGGATTACCAAGAAGGATCCCCAGGAACAGAGATTTCCTGCTGGTCTGTGGAGCTGTAG
- the ITIH4 gene encoding inter-alpha-trypsin inhibitor heavy chain H4 isoform X4, which translates to MPNSHLSLTQYMFLSPVKVHGTFTVCLSEATAVFGLEIPISQKPPPEGWDSKHVLIHSPLPLKFRSNLLAPGAKMKALGPGCTCGIMLVLLSLLAVLHATTAQKNDISIYSFTVDSKVSSRFAHTVVTSRVVNRAETVQEATFQVELPKRAFITNFSMIIEGVTYPGNIKEKAAAQEQYSAAVARGESAGLVKATGRKTEQFQVSVNVAPAAKVTFELVYEELLKRQLGVYELLLKVQPQQLVKHLQMDIHIFEPQGISFLETESTFMTSELANALTISQNKTKAHIQFKPQKTAGQLDKVLDGNFIVRYDVNRTLSGGSIQIENGYFVHYFAPEGLPTIPKNVIFVIDKSGSMSGRKIQQTREALIKILDDLKPNDQFNLISFSGDVTHWKPLLVPASPENVDQAKRYAANIEAQGGTNINDAMLTAVRLLQSANQKELLSDGSVSLIILLTDGDPTVGETSPARIQKNVQKAIDGQYSLFCLGFGFDVSYVFLEKLALDNGGLARRIYEDSDSALQLQDFYQEVANPLLTAVTFEYPDNAVDKVSQDNFRLLFKGSEIVVVGKLRDQSPDALSAKVRGQLHMQNITFQTESSVAEQEKEFQSPKYIFHSFMERLWAYLTIQQLLEQMVSASDAEKQALETRALNLSLSYSFVTPLTSMVVTKPEGEQRSEVAEKPVETSHHSFSRFPPVGDTMYRTGPPGPSRRIPSDPWRNRLRGPPKAPLHPLYHTPGEPDRMLAPSIPGEALQVEDLRARDVAPARAPAVASDPVTGRLWERKASGNSTDLSQRAKATSSPAPMQAPPVILMLPGQSVNRLCVDIKHSQGPMKLLSDPDQGIEVTGQYETEKAQFSWIEVTLKNLQLQVRASPEHVVVTQNRRNSAYKWKEMLFSMMPGLNMTMDKTGLLLLSSTDKVTVGLLPWDGPGEGLRLLLRDTDRFSSHVNGTLGQFYQDVLWGPPTEADDSKRTLRVQGRDYSATRLVKLDYQEGSPGTEISCWSVEL; encoded by the exons ATGCCCAATTCCCATCTGAGCCTGACTCAGTACATGTTCCTGTCCCCAGTCAAGGTCCATGGGACATTCACAGTTTGCTTATCTGAGGCCACTGCAGTTTTTGGCTTGGAGATCCCGATTTCCCAGAAACCGCCCCCAGAGGGGTGGGACAGCAAGCATGTACTAATTCATTCCCCACTTCCTCTGAAGTTCAGAAGCAACCTGCTAGCTCCTGGGGCCAAGATGAAGGCTTTGGGCCCTGGCTGCACCTGTGGCATCATGCTGGTCCTGCTCTCGCTGCTGGCTGTCCTCCACGCGACCACTGCCCAAAAG AATGACATCAGCATCTACAGCTTCACCGTGGACTCCAAGGTCTCATCCAGATTTGCCCACACAGTCGTCACCAGCAGGGTGGTCAACAGGGCCGAAACTGTGCAGGAGGCCACCTTCCAGGTGGAGCTGCCCAAGAGAGCCTTCATCACCAACTTCTCCAT gaTCATCGAAGGTGTGACCTACCCAGGGAACATCAAGGAGAAGGCTGCGGCCCAGGAGCAGTACAGTGCAGCTGTAGCCAGGGGAGAGAGTGCTGGCCTCGTCAA ggccactGGAAGAAAGACGGAGCAGTTCCAGGTGTCGGTCAACGTGGCTCCAGCTGCCAAGGTCACCTTCGAGCTGGTGTATGAAGAGCTGCTCAAGAGGCAACTGGGAGTGTATGAGCTGCTGCTGAAAGTCCAGCCCCAGCAGCTGGTCAAGCACCTGCAG ATGGACATTCACATCTTCGAGCCTCAGGGCATCAGCTTTCTGGAGACCGAGAGCACCTTCATGACCAGCGAACTGGCGAATGCCCTCACCATCTCACAGAACAAGACCAAG GCTCACATCCAATTCAAGCCACAAAAGACAGCGGGACAGCTGGACAAAGTCCTGGATGGCAACTTCATTGTCCGCTATGATGTGAACCGGACCCTCTCTGGAGGCTCCATTCAG ATCGAGAATGGCTACTTTGTGCACTACTTTGCTCCCGAGGGCCTGCCCACAATACCCAAGAATGTGATCTTTGTCATTGACAAAAGCGGCTCCATGAGTGGCAGGAAGATCCAGCAG ACCCGAGAAGCCTTAATCAAGATCCTGGATGACCTCAAGCCCAACGACCAGTTCAATCTCATCAGCTTCAGTGGGGATGTGACTCACTGGAAGCCACTGCTGGTGCCAGCCTCGCCTGAGAACGTGGACCAGGCCAAGAGATATGCTGCCAACATCGAGGCCCAAGGAG ggACCAACATCAACGATGCAATGCTGACGGCCGTGCGGCTGCTGCAGAGTGCCAACCAGAAGGAGCTACTGTCAGATGGGAGTGTCTCCCTTATTATCCTGCTCACTGATGGTGACCCCACCGTGG GGGAGACCAGCCCTGCAAGGATCCAGAAGAACGTGCAGAAAGCTATAGATGGTCAGTACAGCCTTTTCTGCCTGGGCTTTGGCTTCGATGTCAGCTATGTCTTCCTGGAAAAGCTGGCACTGGACAATGGTGGCCTGGCTCGGCGTATCTATGAGGACTCGGACTCTGCCCTGCAGCTCCAG GACTTCTACCAGGAAGTGGCCAACCCATTGCTGACAGCGGTGACCTTTGAGTACCCAGACAATGCTGTGGACAAGGTCTCACAGGACAATTTCCGGCTCCTCTTCAAAGGCTCTGAGATCGTCGTGGTTGGGAAGCTCCGGGACCAGAGCCCTGATGCGCTCTCAGCCAAAGTCAGAGGGCAGCTG CACATGCAGAACATCACCTTCCAAACGGAGTCCAGTGTTGCAGAGCAGGAGAAGGAGTTCCAGAGCCCCAAGTACATCTTCCACAGCTTCATGGAGAGACTCTGGGCATACCTGACCATCCAGCAACTGCTAGAGCAAAT GGTTTCAGCGTCCGATGCTGAGAAGCAGGCCCTTGAGACACGAGCTCTGAACTTGTCACTCAGCTACAGTTTTGTCACTCCCCTCACATCCATGGTGGTCACCAAACCTGAAGGTGAACAACGGTCTGAAGTTGCTGAGAAGCCTGTGGAAACAA GTCATCATTCTTTCTCTAGATTTCCTCCTGTGGGAGACACAATGTACAGAACAg GTCCTCCTGGACCTTCCAGGAGGATACCTAGCGACCCATGGAGAAACAGACTCCGAGGACCTCCTAAAGCTCCTCTTCATCCACTCTACCATACACCTGGGGAACCAGACAGGATGTTGG CCCCCTCCATTCCCGGTGAAGCGCTTCAAGTTGAGGATTTAAGAGCCAGAGATGTCGCCCCGGCCAGAGCCCCTGCAGTAGCTTCTGACCCTGTAACAGGGCGACTCTGGGAGAGGAAAGCTTCGGGGAACTCTACAGACTTGTCAC AACGAGCCAAGGCAACCTCATCTCCAG CCCCCATGCAGGCACCTCCGGTCATTCTGATGCTGCCTGGACAGAGTGTGAACCGCCTCTGTGTGGACATCAAGCACTCTCAGGGGCCAATGAAGCTGCTCTCAGACCCTGACCAAG GGATTGAGGTGACCGGCCAGTATGAGACAGAGAAGGCCCAGTTCTCATGGATCGAGGTGACCCTCAAGAACCTCCAGCTGCAGGTCCGCGCCTCCCCTGAGCACGTGGTAGTGACTCAGAACCGAAGAAACTCTGCCTACAAGTGGAAGGAAATGCTGTTCTCCATGATGCCTGG CCTCAATATGACCATGGACAAGACGGGGCTCCTGCTGCTCAGCAGCACAGACAAAGTGACCGTTGGTCTGCTACCCTGGGACGGCCCTGGAGAGGGGCTCCGGCTCCTTCTGCGGGACACCGACCGCTTCTCCAGCCACGTCAATGGGACCCTTG GCCAGTTTTACCAGGACGTGCTCTGGGGGCCCCCAACAGAGGCCGATGACAGCAAGAGAACACTGAGGGTTCAGGGCCGTGACTACTCTGCCACCAG ATTGGTCAAGCTGGATTACCAAGAAGGATCCCCAGGAACAGAGATTTCCTGCTGGTCTGTGGAGCTGTAG